GTATAATCCAAATACAAGAAATGGTCATATTGAATTGACAATTACTAACGAATCTGGTAATCCAATTACTGGTCGGCTTCAATTTGTAATTACTGAAGATAGTATATATTATTCAGCACCAAACGGTGATGTTTGGCATAATCATGTCGCAAGAGATTATTTACCCGACCATAATGGTGAAATAATTACTGTGCCAGCAAATAGTTCTATTTCCCGAAGTAGAGATTTTACTATTTCTACTAATTGGAATCCTGATAAATGTAAAATAATTGCCTTTTTACAAGACAATAACCTTCAACCCGATTCAACAAAAGAGGTTTATCAAGGCGGAATGATAAAAATTAGGGAATTGACCGCTATTAGCGAAGTTACTAATATTTCTCCAAAACTTACTTTTATTTTCAATACTGGTAAACCAAAAATTAAATTAACCTGTGGAAATGAAGGTGAATTTGTGCTTCAAATATTTTCTACCGACGGAAAGGTTCTTCAGACAATCAAAGATTACTTTGTTGGCAAAGAAAAAGAACTTTCTCTTAATCTAAAAACCAAAGGAATCTATTTCTACAAACTAAACTTCTCCGGTAAGGAATACCAAGGAAAACTTGTTAATCTACAGTAATTAATCTTATTTTATTTATTTAATTTTTGGGCGGAGTTCTAATTCTCCGCCCTTTTATTTTTATTAAATTATTGACAGATATTTATATTTAGTTATTATTTAATTATGGGAGCAATTGAAACATTAAAAGAAAAAAAGATTAAAGCACCTCAGGGAAAAAGTTTATCTTGTAAAGGTTGGCATCAAGAGGCAGCATTAAGAATGCTTTGTAATAATTTAGACCCGGAAGTTGCTGAAAAGCCAGAAGAATTGATTGTTTATGGTGGTTGTGGAAAGGCAGCAAGAAATTGGGAATGTTTCTATGCGATTGTTGAAGCATTAAAAAATTTAGAAAATGATGAGACCCTTTTAATCCAATCAGGAAAGCCCGTAGGAATATTTAAAACCTTTTCTTATGCACCAAGGGTTTTGATTGCCAATTCTTTATTAGTTCCGGCTTGGGCAACTTGGGATTATTTTAGAAAATTAGAAGCAATGGGATT
Above is a genomic segment from candidate division WOR-3 bacterium containing:
- a CDS encoding Omp28-related outer membrane protein, which produces MLDQISSIYPTRIAAIEMHVSSAYPLYCAEARSKMYMYPPPYYYNGQWYYVTPYMWYDGKKGGTSYYNWQYLLEQRMGVTSDLNFEFSGWYNPNTRNGHIELTITNESGNPITGRLQFVITEDSIYYSAPNGDVWHNHVARDYLPDHNGEIITVPANSSISRSRDFTISTNWNPDKCKIIAFLQDNNLQPDSTKEVYQGGMIKIRELTAISEVTNISPKLTFIFNTGKPKIKLTCGNEGEFVLQIFSTDGKVLQTIKDYFVGKEKELSLNLKTKGIYFYKLNFSGKEYQGKLVNLQ